A part of Primulina eburnea isolate SZY01 chromosome 10, ASM2296580v1, whole genome shotgun sequence genomic DNA contains:
- the LOC140842422 gene encoding uncharacterized protein isoform X3 gives MVESKKAKLDMDFHFINGNKMNARTFKGLFKRQRVMQIVVGKQFRTYVDGALDEPNRSSHVCADNPDRTGVKDSKKSFNGSEKLPGNRLSINIDAPEPECSTSLEISQVVSINSESGEQFMGPKVVESIPSSSTKCENQGLLGTCVLCSKIKRVNRDSPKQEQCSCSDVVNEDVGCSSSTREERVSRSSSNKSTSEASKFLEYWVPSQISNLQLELYCSTLLSNSIPLRSCSRNDSVGALPDILLNVRKCCDHPYLVDLSLQEHMLAEKCPAAEVLDVGIKASGKLQLLDVMLTESMTRGLKTLILHQSICRSGGASIGDILDDFLSQKYGPNTYERVDARVSLPKRQAAVNRFNKKETGQFAFLLENRACSSTIKLLAVDIIVLYDSDWNPANDIRALQKISIDSKAEQMKVFRLYSSCTVEERALVLAKKNLKLDNNLQTFSRTTSDSLLMWGASYLLNQLDDYHACSNNTAFVVSSGQSVLNEVTQEFQAILSESCKTIGLSVISEVRLSAENYSMNIPLLGEAKNQSKDGQEPYIFWKNLLNRKDPPWRHFRGSCSRNRKRVQYMNGSPEAEKDIVAKRHKRVLRENSNPSSVQFELGEHQVTQAACSEGGGSSTIFTCDKSKSFWTESVTSDSYPNCKYGQSSYGPEVDVGDPEDRGVLFDEQKNLYGFLEGETIKLCQNLQLSEVVMDMVRRFLKYVIKNHQVSTDSPAYVQALQISLCWIAASILKQKVDKKDSLMSAKRLLDYQCTEEQVTSVYSRLRTLKRIYLHCSENFVESGNLLVEEGISKEPSNVDEEHAEGQIPIQEKMAMEDKVAESGIVSKGRNEVAPSVTSISAPSEAVCCSAPIETVSDETQPVVMYGDVRKVVLDRVPNGVANTPDEESDNVEAVGLVDAVENLRNRPDEVAVAALPVPEEHLVCSELMAASPNCYGLLLQQVPGEQIPQNSVSAELQLENQSSSQVEVSASKLVQAVDNPLLSNHGAPETDNEQLHSISVDATLGGNQFPTFEVEHQNHARGGSSFPTAEAGEGEMLLHEPSSESRENSQLHGHLNIPSHAHSTHQVTTCYSTPDLSDEPLQIELERMQKESENLEKSQKEVISKIKSECEMEIQEMIAKIRNDYDMKLKNTEAEYTLKKNVFGKNQVLVLMNKMLAEAFRSKCLDHRPSDLLGMQQGDPERLRQHLQSASTLHSATPTTRPSCIANLNSIVPPVQRAPALFSSTPSRPPLIGAITPSGNPHTGWEYRAMATHLQVVRLPAASSGLLILNSPPPLLLAQQMQANLVSQVRPNLQVVLPTSNLDLPVLELP, from the exons ATGGTGGAATCTAAGAAAGCTAAACTTGACATGGATTTCCATTTTATAAAtggaaataaaatgaatgccCGTACCTTCAAGGGGTTATTTAAAAGACAGCGTGTCATGCAAATTGTTGTAGGTAAACAATTCCGTACGT ATGTTGATGGGGCGCTGGACGAACCTAATAGATCATCTCATGTTTGTGCTGACAACCCAGATAGAACTGGTGTTAAAGATTCCAAGAAAAGTTTTAACGGTTCTGAAAAACTACCGGGAAATCGTTTGTCTATTAATATAGATGCTCCTGAGCCAGAATGCTCAACTTCCTTGGAAATATCACAAGTTGTTTCTATAAATTCGGAAAGTGGTGAACAATTTATGGGCCCAAAAG TTGTAGAGAGTATTCCATCATCATCGACGAAGTGTGAGAATCAAGGTCTCCTGGGGACTTGTGTTCTATGCTCCAAAATAAAAAG GGTTAATCGTGATTCACCAAAGCAGGAACAGTGCTCTTGTAGTGATGTGGTAAATGAGGACGTAGGCTGCAGCTCATCTACTCGTGAG GAGAGAGTGTCACGTTCTAGCTCAAACAAAAGCACTTCTGAAGCATCCAAGTTCCTTGAGTATTGGGTTCCTTCTCAGATATCAAACCTTCAACTTGAGCTGTATTGTTCTACCCTTCTTTCTAACTCTATTCCTCTTCGCTCTTGTTCGAGGAATGATTCTGTTGGGGCCCTCCCAGATATTCTTCTAAATGTTCGAAAG TGTTGTGATCACCCTTACCTTGTGGACTTGTCTTTACAAGAACACATGCTTGCTGAGAAATGCCCTGCTGCAGAGGTGTTGGACGTCGGCATAAAAGCAAGTGGAAAATTACAACTTCTTGATGTAATGCTCACAGAGAGTATGACTCGAGGGTTAAAAACTCTGATACTTCATCAG TCAATATGTCGCTCTGGAGGGGCATCAATCGGAGACATATTAGATGATTTTTTGAGCCAAAAATATGGTCCAAATACTTATGAACGTGTTGATGCTAGGGTTAGCCTTCCTAAGAGGCAGGCTGCTGTAAATCGATTCAATAAAAAGGAAACTGGGCAATTTGCTTTTCTGTTGGAAAACCGTGCTTGTTCTTCGACCATCAAACTTTTAGCAGTGGATATCATTGTCTTATATGACAGCGACTGGAATCCAGCAAATGATATTAGAGCGCTACAGAAGATATCAATTGATTCAAAAGCTGAACAGATGAAAGTTTTCAGGTTATATTCATCCTGTACTGTTGAAGAAAGAGCCCTAGTCCTTGCAAAGAAAAATCTGAAGCTTGATAATAATTTGCAAACTTTCAGCCGGACCACTAGTGACTCTTTACTCATGTGGGGTGCTTCGTATCTACTCAACCAATTAGATGATTATCATGCATGCAGTAACAATACCGCTTTTGTCGTTTCATCTGGGCAATCAGTTTTGAATGAAGTCACCCAGGAGTTCCAGGCCATACTTTCTGAAAGTTGTAAAACAATTGGTCTGAGTGTGATTTCGGAAGTTCGGTTGAGTGCTGAAAACTATAGCATGAATATTCCGTTGCTTGGTGAGGCAAAAAATCAGTCGAAAGATGGACAGGAGCCATACATTTTTTGGAAAAACCTGTTGAATAGAAAAGATCCACCTTGGAGGCATTTCAGGGGTTCATGTTCACGAAATCGGAAGAGAGTACAATACATGAATGGATCACCAGAGGCTGAGAAAGATATCGTTGCAAAGAGGCATAAAAGGGTTCTTCGTGAAAACTCGAATCCATCCTCAGTTCAATTTGAACTGGGAGAGCATCAAGTCACTCAAGCTGCCTGTTCTGAGGGAGGAG GGTCTTCAACTATCTTTACCTGTGATAAATCTAAGTCCTTTTGGACAGAAAGTGTTACTTCTGACAGTTATCCAAATTGTAAGTATGGTCAGAGCTCTTATGGTCCTGAGGTTGATGTGGGTGACCCAGAGGACAGAGGCGTATTATTCGATGAGCAGAAGAACCTCTATGGTTTTCTGGAAGGAGAGACTATAAAACTGTGCCAAAATCTTCAACTCTCG GAAGTTGTCATGGATATGGTGAGACGATTTCTTAAATATGTCATCAAGAATCACCAAGTCAGCACTGACTCGCCAGCATATGTCCAGGCTTTACAAATATCTCTG TGTTGGATTGCAGCCTCAATCTTGAAACAAAAAGTTGATAAGAAGGATTCTCTCATGTCAGCAAAACGGCTTCTAGATTATCAATGTACTGAAGAACAAGTGACATCAGTTTATTCGAGACTGCGAACTCTAAAGAGGATCTATTTGCATTGTTCTGAGAACTTTGTCGAATCTGGCAACTTGTTAGTGGAAGAAGGCATTAGTAAGGAACCATCTAATGTTGATGAAGAGCACGCTGAAGGCCAGATCCCTATACAAGAGAAAATGGCAATGGAGGATAAAGTTGCTGAAAGTGGAATAGTTAGTAAGGGTAGGAATGAGGTGGCACCATCTGTGACATCTATTAGTGCACCATCTGAGGCAGTATGCTGTAGCGCTCCAATTGAAACT GTTTCTGATGAAACTCAACCAGTTGTGATGTATGGAGATGTTCGTAAAGTGGTGCTTGATCGTGTTCCTAATGGAGTGGCTAACACTCCTGATGAGGAGTCTGATAATGTAGAAGCAGTTGGTTTGGTTGATGCTGTGGAGAATTTAAGAAATAGACCCGATGAAGTGGCCGTTGCAGCTTTACCTGTTCCTGAAGAGCATTTGGTATGTTCAGAGCTAATGGCAGCCTCTCCAAATTGTTATGGTTTGTTGCTGCAGCAG GTACCAGGAGAACAAATTCCTCAAAATTCGGTGTCTGCTGAGCTACAACTGGAGAATCAAAGCAGTTCGCAGGTTGAGGTTTCAGCCTCAAAACTTGTTCAGGCTGTGGACAACCCACTCCTGTCCAATCATGGAGCACCAGAAACTGACAATGAGCAGCTGCATTCCATATCTGTTGATGCAACTCTCGGCGGCAATCAATTTCCAACTTTTGAAGTTGAACATCAAAATCATGCCCGAGGAGGTAGCTCCTTTCCCACTGCTGAGGCTGGGGAGGGTGAAATGCTTTTACATGAACCTAGTTCTGAAAGTCGAGAAAATTCACAACTACATG GCCATCTTAATATACCTAGCCATGCCCATAGTACTCATCAGGTTACTACTTGCTATTCAACTCCAGATTTGTCTGATGAACCACTTCAAATTGAACTAGAAAGGATGCAGAAAGAatctgaaaatttggagaaaaGTCAGAAAGAAGTG ATTTCAAAGATCAAATCTGAATGTGAGATGGAGATACAGGAAATGATTGCTAAAATACGCAATGATTATGATATGAAGCTCAAGAACACTGAAGCGGAATATACTCTGAAAAAGAATGTATTTGGCAAGAATCAGGTCCTAGTTCTCATGAATAAAATGTTGGCCGAGGCTTTCAGATCCAAATGCCTGGATCACAGGCCTTCTGACCTCCTAGGAATGCAACAAG GTGATCCAGAGCGTCTCCGGCAGCACCTTCAATCTGCTTCAACGCTGCATTCTGCAACTCCAACTACTAGACCTTCCTGTATCGCCAATCTAAATTCTATAGTTCCACCTGTTCAACGTGCACCAGCTCTTTTCTCAAGTACCCCCTCTAGACCGCCACTCATTGGTGCCATCACCCCTTCAGGTAATCCCCATACCGGCTGGGAGTATCGTGCGATGGCTACACACCTGCAAGTCGTCAGACTTCCTGCAGCCTCCTCTGGGTTACTAATTCTAAATTCTCCACCACCACTACTGTTGGCGCAGCAGATGCAAGCAAACCTTGTATCTCAAGTTAGACCTAATCTACAAGTTGTCCTGCCAACTTCGAATCTGGATCTTCCTGTCCTGGAGTTGCCATAG
- the LOC140842422 gene encoding uncharacterized protein isoform X1: protein MVESKKAKLDMDFHFINGNKMNARTFKGLFKRQRVMQIVVGKQFRTYVDGALDEPNRSSHVCADNPDRTGVKDSKKSFNGSEKLPGNRLSINIDAPEPECSTSLEISQVVSINSESGEQFMGPKVVESIPSSSTKCENQGLLGTCVLCSKIKRVNRDSPKQEQCSCSDVVNEDVGCSSSTREVGLSCATREERVSRSSSNKSTSEASKFLEYWVPSQISNLQLELYCSTLLSNSIPLRSCSRNDSVGALPDILLNVRKCCDHPYLVDLSLQEHMLAEKCPAAEVLDVGIKASGKLQLLDVMLTESMTRGLKTLILHQSICRSGGASIGDILDDFLSQKYGPNTYERVDARVSLPKRQAAVNRFNKKETGQFAFLLENRACSSTIKLLAVDIIVLYDSDWNPANDIRALQKISIDSKAEQMKVFRLYSSCTVEERALVLAKKNLKLDNNLQTFSRTTSDSLLMWGASYLLNQLDDYHACSNNTAFVVSSGQSVLNEVTQEFQAILSESCKTIGLSVISEVRLSAENYSMNIPLLGEAKNQSKDGQEPYIFWKNLLNRKDPPWRHFRGSCSRNRKRVQYMNGSPEAEKDIVAKRHKRVLRENSNPSSVQFELGEHQVTQAACSEGGGSSTIFTCDKSKSFWTESVTSDSYPNCKYGQSSYGPEVDVGDPEDRGVLFDEQKNLYGFLEGETIKLCQNLQLSEVVMDMVRRFLKYVIKNHQVSTDSPAYVQALQISLCWIAASILKQKVDKKDSLMSAKRLLDYQCTEEQVTSVYSRLRTLKRIYLHCSENFVESGNLLVEEGISKEPSNVDEEHAEGQIPIQEKMAMEDKVAESGIVSKGRNEVAPSVTSISAPSEAVCCSAPIETVSDETQPVVMYGDVRKVVLDRVPNGVANTPDEESDNVEAVGLVDAVENLRNRPDEVAVAALPVPEEHLVCSELMAASPNCYGLLLQQVPGEQIPQNSVSAELQLENQSSSQVEVSASKLVQAVDNPLLSNHGAPETDNEQLHSISVDATLGGNQFPTFEVEHQNHARGGSSFPTAEAGEGEMLLHEPSSESRENSQLHGHLNIPSHAHSTHQVTTCYSTPDLSDEPLQIELERMQKESENLEKSQKEVISKIKSECEMEIQEMIAKIRNDYDMKLKNTEAEYTLKKNVFGKNQVLVLMNKMLAEAFRSKCLDHRPSDLLGMQQGDPERLRQHLQSASTLHSATPTTRPSCIANLNSIVPPVQRAPALFSSTPSRPPLIGAITPSGNPHTGWEYRAMATHLQVVRLPAASSGLLILNSPPPLLLAQQMQANLVSQVRPNLQVVLPTSNLDLPVLELP, encoded by the exons ATGGTGGAATCTAAGAAAGCTAAACTTGACATGGATTTCCATTTTATAAAtggaaataaaatgaatgccCGTACCTTCAAGGGGTTATTTAAAAGACAGCGTGTCATGCAAATTGTTGTAGGTAAACAATTCCGTACGT ATGTTGATGGGGCGCTGGACGAACCTAATAGATCATCTCATGTTTGTGCTGACAACCCAGATAGAACTGGTGTTAAAGATTCCAAGAAAAGTTTTAACGGTTCTGAAAAACTACCGGGAAATCGTTTGTCTATTAATATAGATGCTCCTGAGCCAGAATGCTCAACTTCCTTGGAAATATCACAAGTTGTTTCTATAAATTCGGAAAGTGGTGAACAATTTATGGGCCCAAAAG TTGTAGAGAGTATTCCATCATCATCGACGAAGTGTGAGAATCAAGGTCTCCTGGGGACTTGTGTTCTATGCTCCAAAATAAAAAG GGTTAATCGTGATTCACCAAAGCAGGAACAGTGCTCTTGTAGTGATGTGGTAAATGAGGACGTAGGCTGCAGCTCATCTACTCGTGAGGTTGGTCTTTCATGTGCTACTCGAGAG GAGAGAGTGTCACGTTCTAGCTCAAACAAAAGCACTTCTGAAGCATCCAAGTTCCTTGAGTATTGGGTTCCTTCTCAGATATCAAACCTTCAACTTGAGCTGTATTGTTCTACCCTTCTTTCTAACTCTATTCCTCTTCGCTCTTGTTCGAGGAATGATTCTGTTGGGGCCCTCCCAGATATTCTTCTAAATGTTCGAAAG TGTTGTGATCACCCTTACCTTGTGGACTTGTCTTTACAAGAACACATGCTTGCTGAGAAATGCCCTGCTGCAGAGGTGTTGGACGTCGGCATAAAAGCAAGTGGAAAATTACAACTTCTTGATGTAATGCTCACAGAGAGTATGACTCGAGGGTTAAAAACTCTGATACTTCATCAG TCAATATGTCGCTCTGGAGGGGCATCAATCGGAGACATATTAGATGATTTTTTGAGCCAAAAATATGGTCCAAATACTTATGAACGTGTTGATGCTAGGGTTAGCCTTCCTAAGAGGCAGGCTGCTGTAAATCGATTCAATAAAAAGGAAACTGGGCAATTTGCTTTTCTGTTGGAAAACCGTGCTTGTTCTTCGACCATCAAACTTTTAGCAGTGGATATCATTGTCTTATATGACAGCGACTGGAATCCAGCAAATGATATTAGAGCGCTACAGAAGATATCAATTGATTCAAAAGCTGAACAGATGAAAGTTTTCAGGTTATATTCATCCTGTACTGTTGAAGAAAGAGCCCTAGTCCTTGCAAAGAAAAATCTGAAGCTTGATAATAATTTGCAAACTTTCAGCCGGACCACTAGTGACTCTTTACTCATGTGGGGTGCTTCGTATCTACTCAACCAATTAGATGATTATCATGCATGCAGTAACAATACCGCTTTTGTCGTTTCATCTGGGCAATCAGTTTTGAATGAAGTCACCCAGGAGTTCCAGGCCATACTTTCTGAAAGTTGTAAAACAATTGGTCTGAGTGTGATTTCGGAAGTTCGGTTGAGTGCTGAAAACTATAGCATGAATATTCCGTTGCTTGGTGAGGCAAAAAATCAGTCGAAAGATGGACAGGAGCCATACATTTTTTGGAAAAACCTGTTGAATAGAAAAGATCCACCTTGGAGGCATTTCAGGGGTTCATGTTCACGAAATCGGAAGAGAGTACAATACATGAATGGATCACCAGAGGCTGAGAAAGATATCGTTGCAAAGAGGCATAAAAGGGTTCTTCGTGAAAACTCGAATCCATCCTCAGTTCAATTTGAACTGGGAGAGCATCAAGTCACTCAAGCTGCCTGTTCTGAGGGAGGAG GGTCTTCAACTATCTTTACCTGTGATAAATCTAAGTCCTTTTGGACAGAAAGTGTTACTTCTGACAGTTATCCAAATTGTAAGTATGGTCAGAGCTCTTATGGTCCTGAGGTTGATGTGGGTGACCCAGAGGACAGAGGCGTATTATTCGATGAGCAGAAGAACCTCTATGGTTTTCTGGAAGGAGAGACTATAAAACTGTGCCAAAATCTTCAACTCTCG GAAGTTGTCATGGATATGGTGAGACGATTTCTTAAATATGTCATCAAGAATCACCAAGTCAGCACTGACTCGCCAGCATATGTCCAGGCTTTACAAATATCTCTG TGTTGGATTGCAGCCTCAATCTTGAAACAAAAAGTTGATAAGAAGGATTCTCTCATGTCAGCAAAACGGCTTCTAGATTATCAATGTACTGAAGAACAAGTGACATCAGTTTATTCGAGACTGCGAACTCTAAAGAGGATCTATTTGCATTGTTCTGAGAACTTTGTCGAATCTGGCAACTTGTTAGTGGAAGAAGGCATTAGTAAGGAACCATCTAATGTTGATGAAGAGCACGCTGAAGGCCAGATCCCTATACAAGAGAAAATGGCAATGGAGGATAAAGTTGCTGAAAGTGGAATAGTTAGTAAGGGTAGGAATGAGGTGGCACCATCTGTGACATCTATTAGTGCACCATCTGAGGCAGTATGCTGTAGCGCTCCAATTGAAACT GTTTCTGATGAAACTCAACCAGTTGTGATGTATGGAGATGTTCGTAAAGTGGTGCTTGATCGTGTTCCTAATGGAGTGGCTAACACTCCTGATGAGGAGTCTGATAATGTAGAAGCAGTTGGTTTGGTTGATGCTGTGGAGAATTTAAGAAATAGACCCGATGAAGTGGCCGTTGCAGCTTTACCTGTTCCTGAAGAGCATTTGGTATGTTCAGAGCTAATGGCAGCCTCTCCAAATTGTTATGGTTTGTTGCTGCAGCAG GTACCAGGAGAACAAATTCCTCAAAATTCGGTGTCTGCTGAGCTACAACTGGAGAATCAAAGCAGTTCGCAGGTTGAGGTTTCAGCCTCAAAACTTGTTCAGGCTGTGGACAACCCACTCCTGTCCAATCATGGAGCACCAGAAACTGACAATGAGCAGCTGCATTCCATATCTGTTGATGCAACTCTCGGCGGCAATCAATTTCCAACTTTTGAAGTTGAACATCAAAATCATGCCCGAGGAGGTAGCTCCTTTCCCACTGCTGAGGCTGGGGAGGGTGAAATGCTTTTACATGAACCTAGTTCTGAAAGTCGAGAAAATTCACAACTACATG GCCATCTTAATATACCTAGCCATGCCCATAGTACTCATCAGGTTACTACTTGCTATTCAACTCCAGATTTGTCTGATGAACCACTTCAAATTGAACTAGAAAGGATGCAGAAAGAatctgaaaatttggagaaaaGTCAGAAAGAAGTG ATTTCAAAGATCAAATCTGAATGTGAGATGGAGATACAGGAAATGATTGCTAAAATACGCAATGATTATGATATGAAGCTCAAGAACACTGAAGCGGAATATACTCTGAAAAAGAATGTATTTGGCAAGAATCAGGTCCTAGTTCTCATGAATAAAATGTTGGCCGAGGCTTTCAGATCCAAATGCCTGGATCACAGGCCTTCTGACCTCCTAGGAATGCAACAAG GTGATCCAGAGCGTCTCCGGCAGCACCTTCAATCTGCTTCAACGCTGCATTCTGCAACTCCAACTACTAGACCTTCCTGTATCGCCAATCTAAATTCTATAGTTCCACCTGTTCAACGTGCACCAGCTCTTTTCTCAAGTACCCCCTCTAGACCGCCACTCATTGGTGCCATCACCCCTTCAGGTAATCCCCATACCGGCTGGGAGTATCGTGCGATGGCTACACACCTGCAAGTCGTCAGACTTCCTGCAGCCTCCTCTGGGTTACTAATTCTAAATTCTCCACCACCACTACTGTTGGCGCAGCAGATGCAAGCAAACCTTGTATCTCAAGTTAGACCTAATCTACAAGTTGTCCTGCCAACTTCGAATCTGGATCTTCCTGTCCTGGAGTTGCCATAG